The DNA sequence AAATAAAAAAATCTCAAGGTGAATTAACTTTAGCTTTAATTAAAAACCCAGATATTCTTGCAGAAGTTGCAAAAATTTCTGCCAATGCAAAAAAGCCTTTTATTGTAGGCTTTGCTGCAGAAACAGAAAATTTATCCACAAATTCCTTAAAAAAACTGCAACAAAAAAATTTAGACATGGTCGTTGCAAATTTGGTTGGTGAGAATTTAGGTTTTGGGAATGTTGAAAGCGAGTTATTAGTTTTACAAAAAAATGCGGCGCCGATTGAGCTTGCGCGCGCAACAAAAACTTCACTCGCCTCAAGGTTAATTGAGATTATTGCAGAAGCTCACACGGCGCGTGAAAATAAAAAATAGGCAGGAATTGTGCGTAATTTTTAGTTAACTGATCTAGATAAATGCGAGTAATTTGATTTTGGTATTACATTAATTGTTACACATAAACCAGCGCGATTAACAATATCTTGGAGTGCCAATTGAATAAATTGTTCTGAAGAATAGCCGAGTTTTTTTGCATAGTTGGCTGCAAGCTTCGGACTGATGCATTTGCGATTATGCTCTAAATCGCATAAGTGTTGTTTTGAAATTCCAAGCATTTCTGCAAATTTAATTTGCGGAATTTCTTCGCCCTCCCGAATTGCACACAAAAGTTTTCCGAGCGTCAATTTATTTTTGGTGATTTTTTCCAAAGTTTTTAGTGTATCTGCAGTAATTTTGCTTTTAATACTCATGTTTTGTTACCTCGACAATCTTTACAAAGTGTATGCAATTATCTTCTGCTATAATGTACACAGCTCGATAAGCTTTGCTCAAACGAATTGAGCGTTGCCCAGCTCTTTTGCCTTGTAATGGCTCATCATGAAACCCGATAACCTACGCACCTCTCTTAACCCGCGAGCGCCAACATCACTAACCCAAGCCTGTAACTTTATTGCTACATGCTCTGGGACTTTTTCTAGATTTTTTACTGCGCGCTCAGACAGACAAACTGCATAAATATCGGTCATTAATATAGTACACTATTATTGTGAATTTTTCAATACAATCATATCGATTAGTGGGATTGCACTAACAGGAATTAACAGAAATTTTGAAATGAATTCTAAGAAACCGCAATACAGTAAAAAATACGGTATGAATTTGCAATTTTAAATCATGCGCAAAGTTTGTTCGGCAATCATTAGCTCTTCATCGGTTGGGATGACATGCAAAAATAATTTGCTTTCGGGGCGGTGAATGGTTGCAGCGTTTTTTGCATTTTTTTCTACATCAATTTTGGCACCGAGCCACTCTAAGCGCATGCAAATTTTTTCACGAATTTGCGGGGAATTTTCGCCAATACCTGCAGTAAAAATAATGCCATCAATACCTTGTAATTCTGCAGCCAAAGAGGCAATCCAACTGCATGAGCGATATACAAATAAATCGATAGCTAATTTTGCATCTTTGCTATCTGAAGCGAACAATTCGCGCATATCTGAGCTAACCCCAGAAACACCTAATAATCCAGACTCTTTGTAGAGAAGCTGCGATAGTTCTTCATAACCGAGCCCATAGTTTTTCATTAAATATAAAATTGCGCCTGGATCAAAATTGCCGCAACGCGTGCCCATTGGTAAACCGTCTAATACTGAAAAACCAAAGGTATTTGCAAGGCTTTTTTTATTATGTACCGCACACATGCTTGCGCCCTGCCCTAAATGCGCAATGATAACTTTGCCGTTTGTCTTTTCTTTTGGTAGATATTTATCAAACTGTGAAACTATATACTCATAAGAAAGCCCATGAAAACCGTAGCGAATTAAACCTGCGTCGCGGTATTTTTTTGGAATTGCAAAGAGCCGAGTTAAATCATTGCAGGTAAAATGAAATGATGTATCAAAACAGGCGATTTGTTTCAGGGTGGGGAATTTTTTGGTGAATACTTCGATGCCACGCAAATTGAATGGCTGGTGCAGAGGTGCAAGCGGCTCAAGTGTTGATAAATAATCAACTATTTCTGGTGTAACTATGACTGGATGTTGATATTTTAAAGCTCCATGCACCACACGATGGCCGGCTGCAACAACCGTAACGTTGTATTCTTTCAATAATTCTAATATTTTATAAATTGCGAGCTCATACGGGTCAACGTCAGCAGAAGTTAAATTTATATCAGCATCAAATTTAATTGCTCCGGCGTAATCTTTGATGCGTAGATGTGGATTGGTGGTGATGCGTTCCACTAATCCGCTATGAGTTTTACAAAGCGCCGCATCTTTAATAGTAAAAACCGCAAACTTCATGCTGGAAGAGCCGGCATTGATGGTAATAATTGATCGCATAAAAAATCTCGAATAATTTGTTAGAATTGGTGCAGATGTTAATTCTTTCTCAACGAAATCTCTAGCAAAAAAATATATTATTAAAGCAGCTGTTCCCGCAATTATTTATTATTTACAAACAATGCGTTATCAAAAAACCTCGCACAATGGGGATTTGTTAAGATTAAGAATCGCGATTCTTCCCACAAAACTCGCAAGCGCGAATTTATTTCGCGCGCCGCATCAAAACAAGAAAACAATTACCGCTAAAACTTAGCGGGAATTGCTGTTATTAAGGTTTTATTAAATGAACCAATTTTAAATTGCTGAAAATTGTGAAAAGGAGTAAATTAGCGCACAAATATTCAGCGCTAATATCCAGACAACAACCAGTGTTAATAAACGACTCAATGGGGGAACAAAATGTTAAACGAAAAAAATACCAAAAACTTGCGTCAAGAGTTTAAAGATTCACTGAGCACATGGCACGAAGCAATCAACCCAGCACAACTCCATTATGCTGATGTAATCAAAAAGAGCTGGAAAAACACTACCTACGTTGTGCGAAATTTACCCTTTGCGCCAGAAAAGCT is a window from the Endomicrobiales bacterium genome containing:
- a CDS encoding helix-turn-helix transcriptional regulator — protein: MSIKSKITADTLKTLEKITKNKLTLGKLLCAIREGEEIPQIKFAEMLGISKQHLCDLEHNRKCISPKLAANYAKKLGYSSEQFIQLALQDIVNRAGLCVTINVIPKSNYSHLSRSVN
- a CDS encoding acetate/propionate family kinase, translating into MKFAVFTIKDAALCKTHSGLVERITTNPHLRIKDYAGAIKFDADINLTSADVDPYELAIYKILELLKEYNVTVVAAGHRVVHGALKYQHPVIVTPEIVDYLSTLEPLAPLHQPFNLRGIEVFTKKFPTLKQIACFDTSFHFTCNDLTRLFAIPKKYRDAGLIRYGFHGLSYEYIVSQFDKYLPKEKTNGKVIIAHLGQGASMCAVHNKKSLANTFGFSVLDGLPMGTRCGNFDPGAILYLMKNYGLGYEELSQLLYKESGLLGVSGVSSDMRELFASDSKDAKLAIDLFVYRSCSWIASLAAELQGIDGIIFTAGIGENSPQIREKICMRLEWLGAKIDVEKNAKNAATIHRPESKLFLHVIPTDEELMIAEQTLRMI